Proteins co-encoded in one Flavobacteriaceae bacterium MAR_2009_75 genomic window:
- a CDS encoding DNA-binding NtrC family response regulator, whose protein sequence is MVEANILIIDDNKSVLSALEILLQFEYKNIQTISNPNQITSFPKLKEIDIVLLDMNFSAGVNTGNEGLYWLRELQKKAPQTSVIMMTAYGAVDLAVKALKEGASDFILKPWNNDKLLATVKSAYELRKSKQEVTELKQKESHLKQVINQSKNYIIGNSKALNSVLKLVSKVAKTDVNVLITGENGTGKELIARELHRLSSRNNEVFISVDMGSISENLFESELFGHTKGSFTDAKEDRAGKFEAANGGTLFLDEIGNLSLSAQAKLLSAIQNRTIVRVGSNKTISVDIRLICATNENLEQMVADGLFREDLLYRINTIRIEVPALRERDQDILVLSDFYLKKFTSKYGKPGLRINQSAQEKLLSYSWPGNIRELLHTIERAVILSEGNVLKPEDFLLSNKTTVSSNLSGPSTLEEMELFMINSALEQNEGNYSAAAEQLGISRQTLYNKLKRTGK, encoded by the coding sequence ATGGTTGAAGCGAACATATTAATTATTGATGACAATAAGAGCGTTTTAAGCGCTCTTGAAATTCTATTGCAATTTGAATATAAGAATATTCAGACCATTTCTAACCCCAATCAAATTACCTCATTCCCTAAGTTAAAAGAAATTGATATTGTGCTACTTGATATGAACTTTTCTGCCGGGGTCAATACAGGTAATGAGGGTTTATACTGGTTACGTGAACTGCAAAAAAAGGCGCCCCAAACTTCAGTAATAATGATGACGGCCTATGGGGCCGTTGACCTGGCCGTGAAGGCGTTAAAAGAAGGTGCTTCAGATTTTATACTAAAACCTTGGAACAACGATAAGCTTTTGGCCACAGTGAAGTCAGCCTATGAACTCAGAAAATCAAAGCAAGAGGTCACCGAACTCAAACAAAAAGAAAGTCATCTAAAGCAGGTCATCAACCAAAGCAAAAATTACATTATAGGCAATTCGAAGGCTTTAAACTCAGTACTGAAGTTGGTATCGAAGGTGGCGAAAACCGATGTCAACGTTTTGATAACGGGAGAAAACGGTACCGGAAAAGAACTGATTGCGCGAGAACTTCATAGACTATCAAGCCGTAACAACGAAGTTTTCATATCAGTTGATATGGGTTCGATTTCAGAAAATCTTTTTGAAAGTGAGCTGTTCGGGCACACCAAGGGCTCTTTTACCGATGCCAAAGAAGATAGGGCGGGAAAATTCGAGGCGGCTAACGGAGGCACTCTATTTCTAGATGAAATCGGCAACCTCTCATTATCTGCACAGGCAAAGTTACTCTCTGCTATTCAGAACAGAACCATCGTTCGTGTAGGGTCGAATAAAACTATTTCCGTTGATATTCGATTGATTTGTGCAACCAATGAGAATTTGGAACAAATGGTAGCAGACGGACTTTTCAGAGAAGATTTGTTATACCGTATCAACACCATACGAATTGAAGTACCGGCCCTGAGAGAAAGAGATCAAGATATTTTGGTTCTATCGGATTTCTACCTTAAAAAGTTTACTTCAAAATATGGAAAGCCCGGGTTACGAATAAATCAATCTGCCCAAGAGAAGTTATTAAGTTATAGTTGGCCGGGGAATATTCGAGAGCTTTTACATACCATAGAAAGAGCGGTTATTTTATCTGAGGGAAATGTGTTGAAACCGGAAGATTTTTTACTTAGCAACAAGACCACGGTTTCATCAAATTTAAGCGGACCTTCAACCTTAGAAGAGATGGAACTCTTTATGATTAATAGTGCTCTTGAACAAAACGAAGGAAATTATAGTGCGGCAGCCGAACAGTTGGGAATTTCTAGGCAGACACTTTACAATAAACTTAAAAGAACAGGAAAGTAA
- a CDS encoding histidine kinase/DNA gyrase B/HSP90-like ATPase → MVSKHIYIQLVLRIILITLTALLAGFLFFSERYILSFVILFLLVLQTYFLIYYVNQTNRKIAYFFDAIKNEDFTLRFPEKLSVQSLKELNHSLNMLNSLIQDIHLKKQAQEQFYQEILKQADIGIMTINSKGHILYANPTIEKLLNYHPLNHVKQLKQIDESLYSKFADLKPFDSSIHQLTNEREKTELAIKATAVNVEEQSHLLVVVQDIRKELDERETDSWVKLIRVLTHEIMNTITPITSISESILKYYQLGETSIAGKDLPEQHLKSTIKGLEVIHEQGNDLMNFVQSYRKFLSVPEPDRELVPASKLLEKVSLLLEEQSEIEHFKIETLVAPKDLELFIDVKQITQVLVNLGKNAKQSLAAQEDGKIKFLAGVDKKDKKFIQVWDNGPGIPSDLIDEIFVPFFTTKNTGTGIGLSLSKQIMRLHRGTIQVTSGQQTIFTLTFD, encoded by the coding sequence ATGGTCAGTAAACATATTTACATACAATTGGTTCTACGAATCATACTAATTACCCTTACCGCACTCTTGGCAGGTTTTCTGTTTTTTAGCGAACGCTACATACTTTCTTTTGTCATTCTTTTTTTGCTCGTTTTACAAACCTATTTTCTCATCTATTATGTCAATCAGACCAACCGAAAGATTGCTTATTTCTTTGATGCCATAAAAAATGAGGATTTCACCCTTCGATTTCCTGAAAAGCTTAGCGTGCAATCATTGAAAGAGCTGAACCATAGCCTTAATATGTTGAATTCGTTGATTCAAGATATCCACCTAAAAAAACAGGCCCAAGAACAATTTTACCAAGAAATTCTCAAGCAGGCCGATATTGGTATTATGACCATCAACTCAAAAGGCCATATTCTCTATGCCAATCCCACCATAGAGAAATTACTGAATTACCACCCCTTGAACCATGTTAAACAATTAAAACAAATCGACGAAAGTCTATACTCAAAATTCGCTGACCTAAAACCCTTTGACAGCAGTATACATCAATTGACCAATGAACGTGAAAAAACTGAGCTTGCGATAAAAGCAACCGCTGTAAATGTTGAAGAACAATCTCATTTATTGGTGGTCGTACAAGACATTCGCAAAGAGTTAGATGAGCGGGAAACCGACTCATGGGTGAAACTGATTCGTGTGCTCACCCATGAGATCATGAACACCATTACACCAATTACCTCAATTTCTGAATCTATTTTGAAGTATTACCAACTGGGGGAAACTTCAATAGCAGGGAAAGATTTGCCCGAACAACATTTGAAGAGTACGATTAAGGGCCTCGAAGTAATTCACGAACAGGGCAACGACTTGATGAATTTTGTACAGTCGTATCGAAAATTTCTTAGTGTACCAGAACCTGACAGAGAGCTTGTACCTGCCTCTAAGTTATTAGAAAAAGTTAGCCTTTTATTAGAAGAGCAATCGGAAATCGAACATTTTAAAATTGAGACCTTGGTCGCTCCTAAAGATTTAGAACTCTTTATCGATGTTAAGCAAATCACTCAAGTTTTGGTGAATTTGGGTAAAAATGCAAAACAATCGCTTGCGGCTCAAGAAGATGGAAAAATAAAATTTTTGGCCGGTGTCGATAAAAAAGATAAGAAATTCATACAGGTTTGGGACAATGGCCCAGGGATACCTTCTGACCTTATCGATGAGATTTTCGTTCCTTTCTTTACCACCAAAAATACGGGTACCGGTATAGGGTTAAGTCTTTCTAAGCAAATTATGAGGTTGCACCGCGGCACTATTCAAGTAACTTCGGGCCAGCAGACCATTTTTACGTTGACTTTTGATTAA
- a CDS encoding methylated-DNA-protein-cysteine methyltransferase-like protein, whose amino-acid sequence MKPENKNFFQKVYEVAREIPEGRVTSYGAIAKYLGAARSARMVGWALNGAGTVEGVPAHRVVNKAGLLTGKHHFDGTNLMQQLLENEGVKVVDNQIINLEKHFWDPFKELG is encoded by the coding sequence ATGAAACCCGAGAACAAAAATTTTTTTCAAAAAGTGTATGAGGTGGCCAGAGAAATACCTGAAGGTCGTGTTACTTCCTATGGGGCGATAGCCAAGTATTTAGGTGCCGCCCGCAGTGCTAGAATGGTAGGTTGGGCATTGAACGGGGCCGGCACGGTTGAAGGGGTGCCTGCGCATCGTGTAGTCAATAAAGCTGGTCTGCTTACGGGCAAACACCATTTCGACGGTACCAACTTGATGCAACAATTGTTAGAAAATGAAGGGGTTAAGGTAGTTGATAATCAAATCATTAATTTAGAAAAGCACTTTTGGGATCCCTTTAAAGAGCTGGGTTAG
- a CDS encoding threonine/homoserine/homoserine lactone efflux protein produces the protein MLHLLILFFATFSAAFMATVPPGLLNMNAAKTSVEKGKTNGIIFSLGVSTVVLMQATIAVYISKFLYKNPEIIDLLLKFAVGVFAFFTIYFYVAAKKKKRKKPEFVKVSKKNSYFKGMLLGAVNLLTIPYYSGLNIMWNASGWIKFQVADILVFILAAGLGTFAVLYMYTVYFNKLENKTNRFSKNSNYILSLLMLILLAITLSRIFYR, from the coding sequence ATGTTGCATTTGTTGATTTTATTCTTTGCTACATTCTCAGCTGCCTTCATGGCAACGGTGCCCCCTGGTCTATTGAATATGAACGCTGCTAAAACCAGTGTAGAAAAAGGAAAGACCAACGGTATTATCTTTAGTCTCGGTGTTTCGACCGTGGTACTTATGCAGGCCACAATAGCGGTATATATCTCAAAGTTTCTTTATAAAAACCCCGAAATTATCGATTTACTCTTGAAGTTTGCGGTCGGGGTATTTGCATTTTTCACTATCTATTTCTATGTGGCGGCAAAAAAAAAGAAACGAAAAAAGCCAGAATTTGTTAAGGTCAGCAAGAAGAACAGTTATTTCAAGGGTATGCTGTTGGGGGCTGTCAACCTATTGACCATACCCTATTATAGCGGACTCAATATCATGTGGAATGCCTCTGGATGGATCAAATTTCAGGTTGCGGATATTCTTGTCTTTATTCTCGCTGCGGGTCTGGGTACTTTTGCGGTATTATACATGTATACGGTATATTTCAACAAGTTAGAGAACAAGACCAACAGATTTTCTAAGAACAGTAATTATATTTTAAGTCTATTAATGCTAATTCTTTTGGCCATAACGCTTTCGAGAATATTCTACAGATGA
- a CDS encoding tRNA (guanine-N(7)-)-methyltransferase, with amino-acid sequence MGSKNKLKRFRENEGFENVIQPSREEIKNGFSLRGKWAEHFCNNNPIVLELGCGKGEYTVGLAQRDGSKNFIGIDIKGARLWRGAKTAMEENMSNVAFLRTQIELVDEVFAENEISEIWITFPDPQIKYKRTKHRMTNKSFLTKYRSILKADGKMHLKTDSEFMHGYTLGLLHGLGLEVTYANHDVYKNEGSPKEVLELQTFYEKQYLEIGKPITYIQFKVN; translated from the coding sequence GTGGGAAGTAAGAACAAGCTTAAGAGATTTAGAGAGAACGAAGGGTTCGAAAATGTGATTCAGCCCAGTAGGGAAGAAATCAAGAACGGATTTTCTCTTCGAGGTAAGTGGGCAGAACATTTTTGTAATAATAACCCAATAGTTTTAGAATTAGGCTGTGGCAAAGGTGAATATACTGTAGGACTTGCTCAAAGGGATGGTTCTAAAAATTTTATAGGCATTGATATTAAAGGTGCGCGCCTTTGGAGAGGTGCCAAAACGGCCATGGAAGAAAACATGTCGAACGTTGCTTTCCTACGAACCCAAATAGAGCTGGTAGATGAGGTCTTTGCTGAAAACGAGATTTCTGAAATATGGATCACTTTCCCCGATCCCCAAATAAAGTACAAGCGTACCAAACATAGAATGACCAATAAGTCATTTCTGACCAAGTATCGGAGTATTTTAAAAGCGGATGGTAAAATGCACCTAAAGACCGATAGTGAATTTATGCATGGCTACACCCTTGGTTTATTACATGGTCTAGGGCTAGAGGTTACCTATGCGAACCACGATGTGTATAAAAATGAAGGAAGCCCAAAAGAAGTATTGGAACTTCAGACATTTTATGAAAAACAGTACCTTGAAATCGGAAAACCGATTACCTATATTCAATTCAAGGTTAACTGA
- a CDS encoding two-component system phosphate regulon sensor histidine kinase PhoR, which produces MVAVTVLLLFVVAFVVLQIRIEHFIYRRIKQIYDDVALLESSSLVSGPITTDMKTLTEEIEKFAKDKKVEIDTLKIREEYRKDFLGNVSHELKTPLFTVQGYIETLLDGAINDKSVRKKYLQRANKGVERLIYIVKDLDLITKLEVGDLNLRKEKFDIIDLIQSVFDLLEMKTEKKNIVLTFDMDYSKPIYVFGDKDKIQQVVTNLLVNSIKYGHPEGTTEVSVENLIKNKVIIRVTDNGEGIPQQHIPRLFERFYRVDKSGSRSEGGSGLGLSIVKHIIEAHKEKIYVESEIGVGSEFSFTLEKATDEDEEDHLKNIEN; this is translated from the coding sequence ATGGTCGCGGTTACTGTTCTGTTGCTATTCGTTGTCGCTTTTGTTGTGCTTCAAATTCGGATCGAACATTTTATTTATCGCCGTATCAAACAGATTTACGACGATGTGGCTTTATTAGAGTCTTCTTCGTTGGTATCAGGACCCATTACCACCGATATGAAAACCTTGACCGAAGAAATCGAGAAATTTGCCAAAGACAAAAAGGTAGAAATCGATACTTTAAAGATTCGTGAAGAATATCGAAAAGATTTTTTAGGTAATGTTTCCCACGAATTGAAAACTCCATTATTTACGGTACAAGGTTATATAGAAACGCTGTTAGATGGTGCGATCAATGACAAAAGCGTTCGAAAAAAATACCTGCAACGGGCCAATAAAGGGGTAGAACGTCTTATTTACATTGTTAAAGATCTTGACCTTATTACTAAACTAGAGGTGGGCGATCTTAATCTAAGAAAAGAGAAATTCGATATTATCGATCTTATTCAGAGTGTTTTCGACCTTCTTGAAATGAAAACCGAAAAAAAGAATATTGTTCTCACCTTTGATATGGATTATAGTAAACCTATATATGTATTCGGAGACAAAGACAAAATTCAACAAGTGGTCACAAATCTACTGGTGAACTCTATAAAATATGGTCATCCAGAGGGTACGACAGAGGTGAGCGTAGAAAATCTTATTAAAAATAAGGTCATTATTAGGGTTACCGATAACGGCGAGGGTATTCCTCAGCAGCATATTCCACGTCTTTTCGAACGTTTTTATCGGGTCGATAAAAGTGGTAGCCGTAGTGAGGGAGGTTCCGGTTTAGGGCTGTCGATTGTAAAACATATTATTGAAGCGCATAAAGAGAAAATTTATGTCGAAAGTGAAATAGGTGTAGGCTCTGAATTTTCATTTACCTTGGAAAAGGCCACGGACGAGGATGAAGAAGATCATTTGAAAAATATTGAAAATTGA
- a CDS encoding two-component system alkaline phosphatase synthesis response regulator PhoP → MYYLYLRPVNIDQYQMKKKDIKILLVDDEPDILEIIGYNLTSEGYTVFTAKNGVEGVAIAKKKQPHLIILDVMMPEMDGIEACEIIRGTTGLENTIIAFLTARGEDYSQVAGFDAGADDYITKPIRPKVLVSKVKALLRRLKEDASPQEDIVKVGNIVINREEYKIVNNGEEIVLPRKEFELLALLTSKPSKVFKREVILDRVWGNEVVVGGRTIDVHIRKLREKIGENHFKTVKGVGYKFVL, encoded by the coding sequence ATGTATTATCTTTATCTTCGGCCAGTTAACATAGACCAGTACCAAATGAAAAAGAAAGACATTAAAATACTATTGGTAGACGATGAGCCTGATATTCTGGAGATTATAGGGTACAACCTTACTTCGGAAGGGTATACGGTTTTTACTGCCAAGAATGGTGTAGAGGGTGTGGCGATTGCCAAAAAAAAGCAGCCTCACTTAATCATTTTAGATGTAATGATGCCTGAAATGGACGGAATCGAGGCTTGCGAGATTATTCGTGGCACAACGGGTCTAGAAAACACTATTATCGCCTTTCTAACGGCTCGCGGTGAAGATTATTCTCAAGTTGCCGGGTTTGATGCCGGGGCCGATGATTATATTACAAAACCGATTCGACCCAAAGTTTTGGTGAGTAAGGTAAAGGCCCTCTTACGAAGGCTCAAAGAAGATGCATCGCCACAAGAAGATATTGTGAAGGTGGGCAATATTGTAATAAATAGAGAAGAGTATAAAATTGTAAATAACGGTGAAGAAATCGTTCTTCCCCGTAAAGAATTCGAACTACTGGCATTGTTGACGTCTAAGCCTAGTAAAGTGTTCAAGAGAGAGGTCATTCTTGATCGGGTTTGGGGTAATGAAGTAGTGGTCGGTGGCCGTACCATCGATGTACACATTAGAAAACTTCGTGAAAAAATTGGTGAAAACCACTTTAAGACCGTCAAGGGTGTTGGGTACAAATTTGTACTCTAG
- a CDS encoding TonB-dependent receptor, with protein MKFQTAFLFVVMLAVQYSFGQTGIISGTLNDGEFNDVLPFANVVIKGTTTGTTSDFDGKYALNVEPGSYTVVYSYLGYETKEITGVEVTDGGETTVDVTLNPASNSLEEVVVTTTVSKNTESSVLNLQKRSVALMDGLSIQSIKKSGASDIAGAVKSVPGVSVQGGKFVYVRGLGDRYTKSILNGMDVPGLDPDRNTLQLDIFPTNILDNIIVVKSATADQPADFTGGVVDIVTKDLPTRPEYSASFGLGYNSSMHFKDSYLNYQGSDTDFMGYDDGLRDLPIQQSTDIPLPTQDGETARLLTRRFDPNLKALQEQSNMDYNFGITAGNQYDLNEEGSKKIGYLASLSYKNSTKYYEDYVNGQVFRKDDQDRSQLELNNDRTQSGDLGTNNVLISALAGLSLKTGKSKYKLNGLHIQNGESTASYIRQQNFSVNSNIVFKDVLTYTQRSITNVLLNGEHTNDDASFKVEWKLSPTLSRIYDKDFRTTPFRFNPESGNYSISPSESGDPSRIWRDLEEINLAGKLNITKNHKFFGREAKFKIGGAYTNKQREFTVDQFSFPVQSRGSNYSLNFEGNADNVLLPENIYRLDTREGVFVRRDSNVSDSFDSEISVAAGYISDEFKMTDNFNAIIGVRVEKFDLTYTGEKQDGTRLDEEKILDKTDFFPSVNLIYEIGEDANKKIRGSFSKTTARPSFKEASIAQIFDPVSSTFFIGNIDLQPTYISNFDLRFESYGEGTNFFAVSAFAKSFTDPIELTFIREARGQFTPLNLGDANVYGAELEIRRNLGFIPGWDNFNINTNISVIESQQSFSVDEESARRDNLRDGETLDDNRKLQGQSPLLINFGIDYDNNENGWQAGLFYNVQGETLEIVGNGDIPDVFTKPFHNLRMNFSKEFGKDNSNKISLRFSNILSDKIESVYKSFGAEDKIYSLRNPGQAISLSYSVNF; from the coding sequence ATGAAATTTCAAACTGCATTTCTCTTTGTCGTAATGTTGGCCGTTCAATATAGTTTTGGCCAAACCGGAATTATATCAGGTACTTTGAACGACGGAGAGTTTAATGATGTTCTCCCCTTTGCGAATGTGGTAATCAAAGGAACTACTACTGGAACGACATCTGATTTTGATGGCAAATATGCCTTAAATGTAGAACCAGGGTCTTATACCGTAGTATATTCCTATTTGGGTTATGAAACCAAGGAAATTACAGGGGTCGAAGTAACCGATGGAGGGGAAACCACGGTCGATGTGACCCTGAACCCCGCCTCCAATTCTTTAGAAGAAGTTGTTGTAACAACTACTGTTTCTAAAAATACCGAATCTTCAGTCTTAAATTTACAGAAACGTTCGGTAGCTCTTATGGATGGGCTTTCTATTCAAAGTATAAAAAAATCTGGGGCCAGTGATATTGCCGGAGCAGTGAAAAGTGTTCCCGGTGTTTCAGTTCAAGGTGGCAAGTTCGTCTATGTGCGAGGGCTCGGTGACCGCTACACAAAATCTATTCTTAACGGAATGGATGTACCCGGTCTTGATCCTGATAGAAATACGTTGCAGTTAGATATCTTTCCGACCAATATACTCGACAATATTATAGTGGTCAAATCTGCAACTGCAGACCAACCTGCTGATTTCACCGGCGGCGTCGTCGATATCGTGACCAAAGATTTACCAACGAGACCTGAATACAGTGCCTCGTTTGGGCTTGGTTACAATTCAAGTATGCACTTTAAAGATAGCTATCTAAATTACCAAGGTAGCGACACTGACTTTATGGGCTATGATGATGGCCTTAGAGATTTGCCTATTCAACAAAGCACCGATATACCGTTGCCGACACAGGATGGTGAAACGGCTCGCCTGCTTACGAGACGTTTTGACCCTAACTTAAAGGCGTTACAGGAGCAAAGCAATATGGATTATAATTTTGGCATTACCGCCGGCAATCAATACGATCTTAACGAAGAAGGTTCGAAAAAAATCGGTTATTTGGCCTCGTTGTCCTATAAAAACAGTACCAAATACTATGAAGACTATGTTAATGGTCAGGTTTTCAGAAAAGATGATCAAGATAGATCACAATTAGAGCTGAACAACGACCGTACCCAATCGGGTGATTTAGGTACAAATAATGTTCTTATAAGTGCTCTTGCCGGACTCTCATTAAAGACTGGCAAGTCAAAATACAAGCTGAACGGTCTTCATATTCAAAACGGTGAATCAACAGCTTCATACATAAGACAACAGAATTTTAGCGTGAATTCAAACATTGTATTTAAAGATGTTTTGACTTACACCCAACGATCCATCACCAATGTACTATTGAACGGTGAGCATACCAATGATGATGCAAGCTTCAAAGTAGAATGGAAATTGTCTCCTACACTATCAAGAATCTACGACAAAGACTTTCGAACCACACCGTTTCGTTTTAATCCAGAATCGGGCAACTATAGTATATCCCCTAGTGAATCTGGTGACCCAAGCCGTATATGGCGAGACTTAGAGGAAATCAACCTTGCAGGAAAACTGAACATTACCAAGAATCATAAATTCTTCGGAAGGGAAGCCAAATTTAAAATAGGTGGCGCCTATACCAATAAGCAAAGGGAGTTTACCGTCGATCAATTTTCATTTCCGGTACAATCTAGAGGTTCTAACTATAGTTTAAATTTTGAGGGTAACGCCGATAATGTTCTTCTTCCTGAAAATATATACCGGTTAGATACCAGAGAAGGGGTTTTTGTACGTAGAGATTCAAATGTATCAGATTCCTTTGATTCTGAAATTTCGGTAGCCGCCGGTTATATATCCGACGAGTTTAAAATGACCGATAACTTCAACGCCATTATAGGAGTCCGCGTTGAAAAATTTGATTTGACATACACAGGTGAAAAACAAGATGGTACCCGTCTTGACGAAGAAAAGATATTGGACAAAACAGACTTCTTTCCTTCGGTCAATCTTATTTATGAAATAGGCGAAGATGCGAATAAGAAAATAAGAGGTTCTTTTTCAAAAACAACTGCCCGGCCCTCCTTTAAAGAAGCGTCAATAGCTCAAATTTTCGACCCGGTGTCAAGTACGTTTTTCATCGGTAACATTGATTTACAACCAACCTATATCAGCAACTTTGATTTAAGATTTGAATCATATGGTGAGGGCACTAACTTTTTTGCTGTAAGTGCATTTGCCAAAAGTTTTACCGACCCTATCGAACTTACTTTCATTCGTGAAGCCAGGGGGCAATTCACACCTCTAAATCTAGGAGATGCGAATGTATATGGGGCAGAATTGGAAATTCGCAGAAATTTAGGTTTCATCCCCGGTTGGGATAATTTCAATATCAATACCAATATATCGGTTATTGAGTCTCAACAATCTTTTAGTGTAGACGAAGAGAGCGCAAGAAGAGATAATCTTCGAGACGGAGAAACCCTTGATGATAACAGAAAATTACAAGGCCAGTCACCATTATTGATCAATTTTGGTATCGATTATGACAATAATGAAAACGGGTGGCAAGCAGGTCTTTTCTATAATGTTCAAGGAGAAACCCTAGAAATTGTAGGTAATGGCGACATCCCCGATGTTTTTACAAAACCATTTCATAATTTAAGAATGAACTTTAGTAAAGAATTCGGCAAAGACAATAGCAACAAAATATCTCT